CAAAAAAGATTGTACCTACTAAGCCTGTTTCTCTTTGAGAAATAGTAAGAGCAAGCTCTGTATCATCAGTCCATGATGGATAATCTATCTCTCCCGTTACAAATAAAATTTGAAAGGCAGGTAGCTGATAAACTGAAAACTCCTGTTCAATTATGATAGCGTCTATTGTACGTTGAACGCGCCGAAGCAACTCTATGAAGCTAGGATTGCCCGAAAAATCACTATAAATGGAGAGAGGAGAACTTTTGCTAGGCTCATCCTGTCTTAACCATCCACTTAAAATGTCATTTTCGCCTGTATAACGGTGAAGAAGCAATTGCCAAACACTAAATAGCGCAACTGAAAGAGAGCTACCAGCTATTTTCGCTAGTTCTGTAAGTCGTTTGTTTTCCTCATGAGAGAGGGTAAATTCTTTATTCCCCCATTTCATGGGTGTAGAGTTTGAAAGTGAATGTTCCACAGGTAGCTGTAATTTAGATACATTCGTATATGAACCTTTCCAATGCGTAAGGAGTTGATCCATTGATTGAAGTGATTCACCCGTTTTACTAGTAATCATGTGCAAAACGACGAATAAACGATTCACTACCTGTCCAATACTCTCTTCACTATACAGACCTGGGTGATAATCTAGTTGGAGTGTTAGACCCTCATCATGTTTTTTAAAGTGAAACACCATGTCGGCAGTAATCGACTCTACACTTGCTTGATCATGTATCGTGTCAAGCAAAACGATAGTTCCAAAGTTCGGTCTACTTTTTTCTTCATTTGAAATCCCCAACAAGCCAGCAATTGATTTGGATGGCAGGTTTTGATTTTTCACTGCATCTGTTATCGTACCTTTTAATGTAGGGAGCACCTGTTTCCAGGTTAGTGAACGATCTAAATTAGAACGGATTGGCAAGATATTGGAAAAAGCCTGTTTATCATCCTCTTTTTGCTGAAAAACAGGCATCCCGACAATAATATCTGAATGCTGTTTGTATGTAGACAAAAGATACTTTATCCCCGCAAGGAGGAACATGTATATTCCATAGTCTGAGTTGTTACTCATTCGCTTGATAATTGCCACTATCGCAGGTGGAATTGGATAACTGACCGAATTCATGTCCACTACTTTGTTGGCAAGTGGGCGTGTTTCAAAGGGGAAACCACTAAAATCAGTGACTCCTTCCAATTGTTGAAGCCAATAGGAACGCTCTTGCTCAAATTGTCCGCTTGCTAGTAGAATATTATGCAAAAAATTGGTACTCATTGGAATCCCCCCATTTTACATGTTATGTTTATTCCAATAGTTGTCCTATCTTTAAGTCTTCTGCTTTTCTTACAAAATAATGTCCTATCGAAATATCAAAAACGGCCATACCCATGGGGTTAAACATAATATTCTGATCTTCACGGTAACTAGACATGGCATTGTCACAAACCACGTTAATAATGGATTTCGTGCCTTCCTTTTGTAAACCACAATACAAATGCATAGACTCTATATCTGTTTTTTCCCGACATACCTCTTCCCAGTTGTCTACAATGATTGAATCTTTTACATACGGAAAAATATCTGTCGTAAAATCACGTAACGAAACATTGAGTAGGAGAGAACCTGTCTTTGGTTTAGCATCAATGTATGGTGCTTTGGACACTGTGCATGTTATGAAGATATCTGAATTTTGGTAGGCTTCTTTCCACCCTTTAGCGATGATAACCTTATCTTTTACAGACGAGTCAATTGTCGCGATTTCAATTGGACTAAGATCATATAAGTAAATACTTTTAATTCGATCGCCTAGTAAAGCAGTAACCATCTTAAAGTGATATTGACCGATCGGACCCCAGCCGATAATACCAACTGTGATATCTTTGAGAGTGCGAACGTTATCATAATGTTTAATTATCATTCCACTAACGGAAGCTGTGCGGATGACGCTAAGTAATGCTGTGTTAATAATAGCTTCTGGAACGCCATTACGTGCATTATTTAGAATGGTGACACTGTGCGCTCGGGGAATACCTTGTTGAATATTATTCGGAAAGCTAGCAATCCACTTAATCCCTGCTTGATTAATCGTACCTCCCACAAAAGCAGGCATAGCGATAATTCGATTTTGCTCTTGCCCATAGCGTAAATAAGGTTTTATCGGTTGGGCAAAGTCATCCTGCTGCAAGCATCTCACAGCCTGTTCAATAACAGAGGTCGTTTCATCCCAGTTCATTCCGATGGTAAGCAAGTCTTTTTCATGTAAATATCTCATTTGTAGATGATCTCCTCTCACTTTTTTGGATCTTGTCTGCTTATAAACTGCTCAAACACTCCCTCATTGATTGTTGTAATATATCGCATCCTTTTTGTAATTCATTCCATTCAATGGTTAACGGAGGGAGAAGTTTAATCACTGTATCATTGCGACCTACACACTCGATGATTAAGCCATGCTCATAGCAACGCTTTGCTACCTTTTTCGCAACATTTACTCCTGAATCACTAACTTTAGCTACATCTACTCCCCAAATTAACCCCATTCCACGTACATCAATCTGGTCGT
This is a stretch of genomic DNA from Brevibacillus laterosporus DSM 25. It encodes these proteins:
- a CDS encoding ornithine cyclodeaminase, with the protein product MRYLHEKDLLTIGMNWDETTSVIEQAVRCLQQDDFAQPIKPYLRYGQEQNRIIAMPAFVGGTINQAGIKWIASFPNNIQQGIPRAHSVTILNNARNGVPEAIINTALLSVIRTASVSGMIIKHYDNVRTLKDITVGIIGWGPIGQYHFKMVTALLGDRIKSIYLYDLSPIEIATIDSSVKDKVIIAKGWKEAYQNSDIFITCTVSKAPYIDAKPKTGSLLLNVSLRDFTTDIFPYVKDSIIVDNWEEVCREKTDIESMHLYCGLQKEGTKSIINVVCDNAMSSYREDQNIMFNPMGMAVFDISIGHYFVRKAEDLKIGQLLE